From Granulicella cerasi, a single genomic window includes:
- a CDS encoding arginine--tRNA ligase yields MYKILQQGIQAKIQALLAQQYDVELKTLVVELPPKLEFGEMALPVAFELAKRLKKAPRAIAQELQPLLSEIPGVASVEIAGAGYLNVKLDRAATAQRMAAGEHANVGGDGFRLIEHTSINPNKAAHVGHLRNAILGDTFARMLRPDAWKPGYATGVQNYIDNTGVQVADIVVAVTHLEGMNLDRVREWMTELLETNTRLDYACWDMYARVSQWYEEDPEQKVERKKLRLDTLHAIEAGNNETAEIAELIATGVLRRHLTTMERLGIEYDFLPRESEILHLHFWEHARKLMVEKGVLYKETAGKNANAWVMRRAGAPPLAEGEVDEDAKILIRSNGTVTYVGKDIAYHLWKFGLLGLDFGYAKFREYAKHTCWVSTTEGEDPHPSFGHADAIYNVIDSRQDDPQAQVKEALRALGYTAEAEKYTHLNYAFVALTPRTAEELGYTLSDEDKAKQYLEVSGRKGFGVKADDLIDRMIAAALAEVEKRHPELSADERADIAEAIGVGALRYFMLRFTRNTLIAFDFRDALSFEGETGPYAQYAAVRAANIFRKAGLDEDVVLAEFAKLDASAVLAEDSVWEVWLMCSRLSQVLEQGIAQAEPAVLAKYAFVLAQGFNNFYHRHHILNETDPAKKTVLLATAAVARRSLVQLLAWLGIRVPAAM; encoded by the coding sequence ATGTACAAGATTTTGCAGCAGGGAATTCAGGCGAAGATTCAGGCGCTGTTGGCGCAGCAGTATGACGTTGAGCTGAAGACGTTGGTGGTGGAGTTGCCGCCGAAGCTTGAGTTTGGCGAGATGGCGTTGCCGGTCGCGTTCGAGCTGGCGAAGCGTTTGAAGAAGGCTCCGCGCGCGATTGCGCAGGAGTTGCAGCCGCTGCTGAGCGAGATCCCCGGCGTAGCTTCGGTGGAGATCGCCGGCGCGGGCTATCTGAACGTGAAGCTCGACCGTGCAGCGACGGCGCAGCGCATGGCTGCGGGTGAGCACGCGAATGTGGGCGGCGATGGATTCCGCCTGATCGAGCACACGAGCATCAATCCGAACAAAGCCGCGCACGTAGGGCATCTGCGGAATGCGATTCTAGGCGATACGTTTGCGCGCATGTTGCGACCAGATGCTTGGAAGCCGGGCTATGCGACCGGCGTGCAGAACTACATCGACAATACGGGCGTGCAGGTCGCGGACATCGTCGTTGCGGTGACGCATCTCGAGGGCATGAATCTCGACCGTGTGCGTGAGTGGATGACCGAGTTGCTGGAGACGAATACGAGGCTCGACTACGCATGCTGGGATATGTATGCGCGCGTGTCGCAGTGGTATGAGGAAGATCCGGAGCAGAAGGTCGAGCGCAAAAAATTGCGGCTCGATACGCTCCATGCGATTGAGGCGGGCAACAACGAGACCGCTGAGATCGCGGAGTTGATTGCGACAGGTGTGTTGCGTCGTCATCTGACGACGATGGAGCGCCTCGGCATCGAGTACGATTTCCTGCCACGCGAGAGCGAGATTCTGCACCTGCACTTCTGGGAGCATGCGCGCAAGCTGATGGTGGAGAAGGGCGTGCTCTACAAAGAGACCGCGGGCAAGAATGCGAATGCCTGGGTGATGCGCCGTGCGGGCGCGCCGCCGCTGGCTGAGGGCGAGGTGGATGAGGACGCGAAGATCCTCATTCGCTCGAACGGTACGGTGACGTATGTCGGCAAGGACATTGCGTATCACCTCTGGAAGTTTGGGCTGCTGGGCCTCGACTTTGGCTACGCGAAGTTCCGCGAGTATGCGAAGCATACGTGTTGGGTTTCAACGACCGAAGGCGAGGACCCGCATCCGAGCTTTGGCCATGCGGATGCGATCTACAACGTGATTGATTCGCGTCAGGATGATCCGCAGGCGCAGGTGAAGGAAGCGTTGCGCGCGCTAGGTTACACGGCCGAAGCGGAGAAGTACACGCATCTGAACTATGCTTTTGTAGCGCTGACGCCGCGCACGGCCGAGGAGCTTGGCTACACGCTGAGCGATGAGGACAAGGCCAAGCAGTACCTCGAGGTGAGCGGACGCAAGGGCTTTGGCGTTAAGGCCGATGACCTGATCGATCGCATGATCGCTGCAGCGCTGGCTGAGGTGGAGAAGCGTCACCCGGAGTTGAGTGCGGATGAGCGTGCCGACATTGCTGAGGCAATTGGCGTGGGCGCGTTGCGCTACTTCATGCTGCGATTCACGCGGAATACATTGATCGCGTTTGATTTCCGTGATGCTTTGAGCTTTGAAGGCGAGACCGGACCGTACGCGCAGTATGCTGCGGTGCGTGCGGCGAATATCTTCCGCAAAGCTGGCCTCGATGAGGACGTGGTGCTCGCGGAGTTTGCGAAGCTGGATGCGTCGGCGGTGCTTGCCGAAGACAGCGTCTGGGAGGTGTGGCTGATGTGCTCGCGCCTCTCGCAGGTGCTGGAGCAGGGCATCGCGCAGGCGGAGCCCGCGGTGCTGGCGAAGTACGCGTTTGTGCTGGCGCAGGGCTTCAACAACTTCTATCACCGCCACCACATTCTGAACGAGACGGACCCCGCGAAGAAGACGGTATTGCTGGCAACGGCAGCGGTGGCGCGGCGCTCTCTGGTGCAGTTGCTGGCGTGGCTGGGCATTCGCGTGCCGGCCGCGATGTAA
- a CDS encoding lysylphosphatidylglycerol synthase transmembrane domain-containing protein, which yields MTRDRVKSLLKVVPGFAVSAFFIWWTYIRKHPDGTRGFDPHVFKSIHVTSWVWVVAVIGFTILGYGTRCFRWWMMLRPMGSKFSTCSRVLMTSLAANNILPLRIGDIMRVFTYAPDLGVSPTSVLSTVIIEKLLDVFTLAVLVMFTMHFGQGVSPHAKLVAELCVAISAGGLLVLIFGARHLHAPVQKLATKTQNGIVGKIEHYLGLAIDCIEKIGIFGSLMLIVYSFIAWGFEGVMYVSAAKMIGLATDWVGPWQAVAEANLSFLIPSSPGGIGPFELACQDALVRHGANVKWAATYGLLMHVWLLASLTSVGGAMFFIHRARRALRKPLMEEVEALPTATEL from the coding sequence ATGACGCGCGATCGCGTGAAGAGCCTACTGAAGGTCGTTCCCGGGTTCGCGGTGAGCGCGTTCTTTATTTGGTGGACGTATATCCGCAAGCATCCTGATGGGACGCGCGGCTTCGATCCGCATGTGTTCAAGAGCATCCACGTAACGTCGTGGGTGTGGGTTGTGGCGGTGATCGGGTTCACGATCCTGGGCTACGGCACGCGCTGCTTCCGCTGGTGGATGATGCTGCGTCCGATGGGTTCGAAGTTTTCAACCTGCTCACGGGTGCTGATGACGTCGCTTGCGGCGAATAATATCCTGCCACTGCGTATCGGCGACATCATGCGTGTGTTCACGTACGCGCCTGATCTCGGCGTTTCGCCTACGTCGGTGCTGTCAACGGTGATCATTGAGAAGCTGCTCGATGTGTTCACGCTGGCGGTGCTGGTCATGTTTACGATGCACTTCGGGCAGGGTGTTTCGCCGCATGCGAAGCTGGTGGCCGAGTTGTGCGTGGCGATCTCTGCGGGCGGGCTGTTGGTGCTGATCTTCGGAGCCAGGCATCTTCACGCACCGGTGCAGAAGCTGGCCACCAAGACGCAGAACGGCATCGTGGGCAAGATCGAGCATTATCTTGGCCTGGCCATCGATTGCATTGAGAAGATCGGTATCTTCGGCTCGCTGATGCTGATTGTGTACAGCTTCATCGCGTGGGGCTTTGAAGGCGTGATGTACGTGTCGGCCGCGAAGATGATTGGTCTTGCGACGGACTGGGTCGGGCCCTGGCAGGCTGTGGCGGAAGCGAATTTGTCGTTCCTCATCCCGAGCTCGCCCGGCGGCATCGGGCCGTTCGAGTTGGCGTGCCAGGACGCGTTGGTGCGTCATGGGGCGAATGTGAAGTGGGCTGCGACGTACGGTTTGCTGATGCATGTTTGGCTGCTGGCGTCGTTGACGTCGGTGGGTGGTGCGATGTTCTTCATCCATCGCGCGCGTCGTGCGCTGCGCAAGCCGTTGATGGAAGAAGTAGAAGCGTTGCCGACGGCGACAGAGCTGTAA
- a CDS encoding DUF6798 domain-containing protein, protein MSRLQQTTILFTLTLLVLFTHGFHPLAEDGGLYVAGIKWLLNPALFPHDSAFVTEHLRFSLFAPALAGVVRFTHLSLLSVLFAAYLITTALTLFAAKELLRSCEFGERAQFAGTALLAAWWSIPIAGTSLMLMDPYVTGRSFSTPFGLLAVAYALRRKPNGWLIAMCLLMAGIFHPLMAGYSAAAVLAVFAARSPRPLPSWAALFIGAHLLARELERHAQPEPHAEVLASYSRYYWFLSQWQWYELLGLIGPLVVLYFLTRRDESQVRILRNATLGLSLIATLIALLFAQEHYATHLVARMQPLRVFAFTYAVMLLLLGAKLADWKLTDQRLRNEALDPPLPTHDSTLSVEDSQPRAQRRDLRPKNRGTRILATGLALCFAGSFAIARTTFPASPQVEWPWAETAHTNSWVQAFLWARHNTPNDALFALDAKYVNTDGEDAQTFRAWAERSTLADFSKDGGEASITPALADRWLAESSAQKDLSLKNDVDRDLRLAPYHPTWLILHSDASTSHPCFYRNAVVKVCAVR, encoded by the coding sequence ATGAGCCGCCTCCAGCAAACCACCATCCTCTTCACGCTGACGCTGCTTGTGCTCTTCACCCACGGCTTTCATCCGCTCGCCGAAGACGGCGGACTCTACGTCGCAGGTATCAAGTGGTTGCTGAACCCTGCGCTGTTCCCGCATGACTCCGCCTTCGTCACGGAACACCTTCGCTTCTCGCTCTTTGCTCCTGCGCTTGCAGGCGTCGTGCGTTTCACGCACCTGTCACTGCTCAGCGTGCTCTTCGCGGCGTACCTCATCACCACAGCTCTCACGCTCTTCGCCGCAAAGGAACTCCTCCGCTCCTGCGAATTTGGCGAACGCGCGCAGTTCGCCGGCACAGCCCTGCTTGCGGCCTGGTGGAGCATTCCCATCGCGGGCACCTCGCTCATGCTGATGGACCCTTACGTCACAGGTCGCAGCTTCTCCACGCCCTTTGGCCTGCTTGCCGTCGCCTATGCGCTTCGCCGCAAACCCAACGGCTGGTTGATCGCCATGTGCCTGCTGATGGCCGGCATCTTCCACCCGCTCATGGCGGGCTACTCCGCAGCCGCGGTACTGGCCGTCTTCGCCGCACGGAGCCCGCGCCCTCTCCCAAGCTGGGCAGCTCTCTTCATCGGCGCACATCTGCTCGCGAGAGAACTCGAGCGCCACGCCCAGCCCGAGCCACATGCCGAAGTCCTCGCATCCTACTCACGCTACTACTGGTTTCTCTCGCAATGGCAGTGGTATGAGCTCCTCGGCCTCATCGGCCCGCTCGTTGTCCTCTACTTCCTCACACGCCGGGACGAATCGCAGGTTCGCATCCTTCGCAACGCAACCCTCGGTCTCAGCCTCATCGCCACGCTCATCGCCCTGCTCTTCGCGCAGGAGCACTATGCCACACACCTCGTCGCGCGCATGCAGCCGCTCCGCGTCTTTGCCTTCACTTACGCGGTCATGCTGCTGCTCCTCGGCGCGAAGCTCGCGGACTGGAAGCTCACAGACCAGCGCCTACGGAATGAAGCCCTAGACCCACCACTCCCTACTCACGACTCAACACTCTCCGTAGAAGACTCTCAGCCAAGAGCACAAAGACGAGATCTCCGCCCCAAAAACCGCGGCACCAGGATCCTCGCCACAGGACTCGCCCTTTGCTTCGCCGGCAGCTTTGCGATCGCGCGCACGACCTTCCCCGCCTCGCCGCAGGTAGAGTGGCCGTGGGCCGAGACTGCGCACACGAATTCCTGGGTGCAAGCGTTCCTCTGGGCACGCCACAACACACCAAATGATGCGCTCTTCGCTCTCGACGCAAAGTACGTCAACACCGACGGCGAAGATGCCCAAACCTTCCGGGCATGGGCTGAACGCAGTACGCTTGCCGACTTCTCAAAAGATGGGGGCGAAGCCTCGATCACTCCAGCCCTCGCAGATCGCTGGCTTGCGGAGTCCTCGGCCCAGAAAGATCTCAGCTTGAAGAACGACGTAGACCGCGACCTGCGTCTCGCCCCGTATCATCCGACATGGCTCATCTTGCACTCCGACGCGTCAACCAGCCACCCCTGCTTCTACCGCAACGCCGTCGTCAAAGTCTGCGCAGTGAGGTAA
- a CDS encoding cellulose synthase subunit BcsC-related outer membrane protein yields MTTVSRMHFRAKGLLLCALTMSTVGAWAHAQDGVTTQLLGKAHALETRGRMDLAKQQWQQVLLSDPNNTEALAGMARAAKSQGHIDEANQYLARLRQINPSDPNISRVENMGTAQDSNVLLRQAGQLSQQGQYARSMALLKQVYGNTPPDGEPALSYYQTEAATEETRPQAIAGLRALMDKYPNDPRYAVALGKILTYNPRTRAEGRKLLARYPNDSDAVSSLQQATSWDQAAGDARRTAVHHQAAPAQTPEEKAAIAERSEMGRELQAAYAALNNKRYSEAEQRFQVLLDKNPNDVKALAGLGYIRMNQANFGGAISYFSQAEQAGDHSAGLEKALADSRFYYTMREASGALAEDDLQTALTQFQAALAMRPDDDGALQGLGGTLLKAEQAEPAISVYTTYTRLHPQDLQAWKGLFMAYSSANQFDLALGVDRRIPSGIHSRLMRDPDYLRTLASVYSATNRDIEAQRILQAALSLPFPADARGLRADVQMQYAALLSAAGRQEQASALYREVLAADSTNTSAWVGLVQADHGMGNDVDAFAQLQQMPAANYQAAMQEPGFATTVASIYISQGHDDLAQNVLEQFLNAQQQAGQKPFVAAQVTLANLYLKHGNTEKAFPLFENILTNNPDRPDAWKGLLNSLHATGHDQEALAEIQQMSPEMRRQLEADPDYLQTVGNIYAALGHPQDAMRFLNRAQAHYKMMGMVPPSGVDIQAAWLLFNTGNDNALFKQLMMLGGRRDLTDEQRRQVQTIWASWAVRRSQQALAAGNPRRAIALLNAAAQAFPNNPGVLKALGNGYAAAGLPKEAIQIFRAQDMSAGSAADYRGAVGAALSANDLKDAEIWLRFGLNQYPRDSQLLGLAAKFETARGNAGRAADYYRASLQSMPGPDPGEELAEALAHAPAPRTLPDTAAPQDLATLLSQPDVPLDSMGSPAVAVQRPYLPSYNGTAVQPPVIVNTPTRSAAVAPYAAQSGRYVSRPTTRSKKTAVVPSYQAPAPADSYSYPSTTTVINPATTDQQNYIVNPGYQDPAARRGQTQSSPTIGDYLPQSAVTPTPRPGSSAPTQDTAVLKLHAAPGGPVYQHFVPGEPLPDSRGEAMLAQVVLGGAPRKFVDVKTADSVRFVDGMSAPSTAEMRTVSYVPQSSQESQNAFANFGVPKASASHKKASRPAVGSMKRPIVSRRAVTLKPAPVELTHSYPVRQQASEQPHYVPPPVYVPEDQNAAPVASHSADRTITFASPIPASAPVSTPRTLRGTAAARQRAAAIHANQMQAPVVLEGVSHPPVENYTTDNDASTALLTNAQFSAASAQGAQITQPKPSAGTSRANAFSQFGGNGQQSAASQEATPGQQYPQPRTRGTSTPHARRRTSTRTTTVPALPSQSAPVQQSNPMSYPVYPQPLQNEGEPQVQSTYPLPTPPNDYQLRQQNVPPLRGYFDPRASQDPKMPLNERQQAQLDLALIEAGYSSWMGGSAYAWYRSGTAGIDRLTGLAVPFEASMALGKSARLTFVPKAVFLNSGQLVLPDTPVGKPLLGSLYDSASTAPTQQFATGFGGELQFRTNTFSIAAGYSPYGFPVSNAIGRAQWRPGNWHFTLFGGRDSVKETMLSYAGMRDPGSTTGQIWGGVVTTGGGIRFDSGDEKAGLYVQGEGYDVTGYHVLANRKYAGTMGAYFRVGNWEDYGSLNIGGTMFGEHFDYNERGYTYGLGGYFSPNAYFLAAVPVTWKGHWKENLHYVINGAIGIQTFQEDKQLYFPLDQTYQNGVPSQACTPYCGLQVNSNTGANYAFDTQVSYHVNEHWYVGGFMAANNTNNYNYVQGGAFARYTFKPQVQTVEAPTGLFPIEGFRPMRVP; encoded by the coding sequence ATGACGACAGTTTCGCGCATGCATTTCAGAGCGAAGGGGCTACTGCTCTGTGCGTTGACGATGTCCACCGTCGGCGCATGGGCGCACGCGCAGGATGGCGTGACCACGCAGCTTCTCGGGAAGGCGCACGCGCTGGAAACTCGCGGTCGTATGGACCTGGCCAAGCAGCAGTGGCAGCAGGTGCTTCTCTCAGATCCGAACAACACGGAAGCTCTCGCAGGCATGGCCCGCGCTGCAAAGTCGCAGGGGCACATCGACGAGGCAAATCAGTATCTTGCGCGTCTGCGCCAGATCAATCCGAGTGATCCGAACATTTCTCGCGTCGAGAATATGGGGACAGCGCAGGATTCGAATGTGTTGTTGCGCCAGGCAGGCCAGCTATCGCAGCAGGGGCAGTACGCTCGCTCGATGGCACTGCTGAAGCAGGTTTACGGCAATACTCCTCCGGACGGCGAGCCTGCGCTGAGCTATTACCAGACCGAAGCAGCTACGGAAGAGACGCGCCCTCAGGCGATCGCAGGACTTCGCGCGCTGATGGACAAGTACCCGAATGATCCGCGCTACGCGGTCGCTCTGGGCAAGATTCTTACCTACAATCCGCGCACCCGTGCGGAAGGCCGCAAGCTTCTCGCTCGCTACCCGAATGACAGCGACGCTGTGAGCTCGTTGCAGCAGGCGACCTCGTGGGACCAGGCTGCGGGCGACGCGCGTCGCACGGCCGTGCATCATCAGGCTGCTCCCGCGCAGACCCCGGAAGAGAAGGCCGCGATTGCTGAGCGCTCCGAGATGGGACGCGAGTTGCAGGCCGCCTACGCAGCACTGAACAACAAGCGTTATTCGGAAGCAGAGCAGCGCTTCCAGGTACTGCTCGATAAGAATCCGAACGATGTGAAGGCGCTCGCGGGTCTCGGCTATATCCGCATGAACCAGGCGAACTTCGGCGGGGCGATCTCGTACTTCTCGCAGGCCGAGCAGGCGGGCGATCACTCCGCGGGCCTGGAGAAGGCGCTGGCGGATTCGCGCTTCTACTACACGATGCGCGAGGCTTCTGGCGCTCTGGCAGAAGACGACCTCCAAACGGCGCTCACGCAGTTTCAGGCCGCACTGGCGATGCGCCCCGATGATGACGGTGCGCTCCAAGGCCTCGGCGGCACGTTGCTCAAGGCAGAGCAGGCTGAACCAGCGATCTCGGTTTACACGACGTACACACGCCTGCATCCGCAGGATCTGCAAGCGTGGAAGGGGCTCTTCATGGCCTACTCCTCGGCAAACCAGTTCGATCTGGCGCTGGGGGTGGACCGTCGTATCCCGAGCGGCATTCACTCGCGCTTGATGCGGGATCCGGACTATCTGCGAACGCTGGCCTCGGTGTACTCGGCCACGAACCGCGATATCGAAGCGCAGCGCATCCTGCAGGCTGCTCTATCGCTGCCGTTCCCGGCGGACGCTCGCGGCCTTCGCGCAGATGTGCAGATGCAGTACGCGGCGCTACTCTCAGCAGCTGGTCGCCAGGAGCAGGCTTCGGCTCTTTATCGCGAAGTGCTCGCGGCTGATTCGACCAATACCAGTGCCTGGGTCGGCCTCGTGCAGGCTGATCACGGCATGGGGAATGATGTAGATGCTTTCGCGCAACTGCAGCAGATGCCGGCGGCGAACTATCAGGCTGCAATGCAGGAGCCGGGCTTTGCGACGACCGTGGCTTCGATCTACATCAGCCAGGGGCATGACGATCTCGCGCAGAACGTGCTCGAGCAGTTCCTGAACGCGCAGCAGCAGGCAGGGCAGAAGCCCTTTGTCGCAGCGCAGGTGACGCTGGCGAACCTTTATCTGAAGCATGGCAACACGGAGAAAGCATTCCCGCTCTTCGAGAACATCCTGACGAATAATCCCGATCGCCCGGATGCCTGGAAGGGGCTTCTGAACTCGTTGCACGCGACCGGACATGATCAGGAAGCGTTGGCGGAGATTCAGCAGATGTCGCCGGAGATGCGTCGTCAGCTTGAGGCTGATCCGGATTACCTGCAGACCGTCGGCAATATCTACGCCGCTCTCGGTCATCCGCAGGATGCGATGCGCTTCCTGAACCGTGCACAGGCCCATTACAAAATGATGGGTATGGTCCCGCCGTCAGGAGTAGACATCCAGGCGGCATGGCTGCTCTTCAATACAGGAAACGATAATGCGCTGTTCAAACAGTTGATGATGCTTGGCGGTCGTCGCGACCTGACCGATGAGCAGCGCAGGCAGGTGCAAACGATCTGGGCCAGTTGGGCGGTGCGGAGGTCGCAGCAAGCCCTGGCCGCAGGGAATCCAAGACGAGCCATCGCTCTACTGAACGCAGCAGCCCAAGCATTTCCAAACAATCCAGGGGTACTAAAAGCACTGGGAAATGGGTACGCAGCCGCTGGCCTCCCCAAGGAGGCCATTCAGATATTTAGGGCTCAGGATATGTCGGCCGGATCGGCGGCAGATTATCGTGGCGCTGTTGGCGCTGCGCTGTCGGCGAATGATTTGAAGGACGCTGAAATCTGGCTGCGCTTCGGGCTCAACCAGTATCCGCGTGACTCGCAGCTTCTCGGTTTGGCGGCAAAGTTTGAAACGGCCCGCGGCAACGCGGGCCGCGCTGCGGATTATTATCGCGCGAGCCTGCAGTCGATGCCGGGACCGGATCCCGGCGAAGAGTTGGCTGAAGCGCTGGCCCACGCGCCTGCTCCTCGCACCTTGCCGGATACGGCTGCCCCGCAGGACCTCGCTACGTTGCTCTCGCAGCCGGACGTGCCGCTCGATAGCATGGGCTCTCCCGCGGTTGCGGTGCAGCGCCCTTATCTGCCGAGCTACAACGGAACAGCCGTTCAGCCGCCTGTGATCGTGAACACGCCGACTCGCTCTGCTGCGGTTGCGCCTTATGCCGCTCAGTCGGGCCGTTACGTAAGCCGTCCGACAACACGTTCAAAGAAGACCGCGGTCGTGCCCAGCTATCAGGCGCCTGCGCCGGCTGATTCCTACAGCTATCCCTCCACGACGACGGTTATCAATCCCGCCACCACGGATCAGCAGAACTACATCGTCAACCCGGGCTATCAGGACCCGGCCGCCCGTCGCGGTCAGACGCAGTCCAGCCCGACGATCGGTGATTACTTGCCGCAGTCGGCTGTGACGCCAACTCCGCGCCCTGGTTCTTCGGCTCCGACGCAAGACACCGCCGTCCTGAAGCTCCATGCCGCACCGGGCGGGCCGGTTTACCAGCACTTTGTGCCCGGGGAACCTCTGCCGGATTCGCGTGGTGAAGCTATGCTCGCGCAGGTCGTGTTAGGTGGCGCTCCTCGAAAGTTCGTCGACGTTAAGACCGCCGATTCGGTGCGTTTTGTCGATGGAATGTCGGCTCCCAGCACTGCGGAGATGCGCACGGTTTCCTATGTGCCGCAATCCAGCCAGGAATCGCAGAATGCTTTCGCCAACTTCGGCGTTCCAAAGGCATCGGCATCGCACAAGAAAGCCTCGCGCCCTGCGGTTGGTTCCATGAAGCGCCCGATTGTGAGCCGTCGTGCCGTCACGTTGAAGCCGGCCCCCGTTGAACTCACGCATTCCTATCCGGTGCGCCAGCAGGCAAGCGAGCAGCCGCACTATGTTCCACCGCCTGTGTATGTTCCGGAAGATCAAAATGCGGCTCCCGTAGCTTCGCACTCTGCAGACCGCACGATCACGTTCGCTTCTCCCATCCCCGCGAGCGCTCCGGTCAGCACTCCTCGCACGTTGCGGGGAACTGCAGCGGCTCGCCAGCGCGCTGCTGCGATTCATGCGAACCAGATGCAGGCGCCGGTGGTGCTTGAGGGGGTGAGCCATCCGCCTGTTGAGAACTACACGACCGACAATGATGCCTCGACCGCATTGCTGACGAACGCGCAGTTCAGCGCGGCGTCCGCACAGGGCGCGCAGATCACGCAGCCGAAGCCTTCTGCGGGCACCTCAAGGGCGAACGCGTTCAGCCAGTTTGGCGGAAATGGGCAGCAGAGTGCTGCTTCGCAGGAAGCGACTCCGGGACAGCAGTATCCGCAGCCGCGCACGCGTGGAACGAGCACGCCGCACGCGCGCCGTAGGACTTCAACCCGGACGACGACAGTGCCAGCGCTGCCATCACAGAGCGCGCCCGTGCAGCAGTCGAATCCGATGTCGTATCCGGTTTACCCGCAGCCTCTTCAGAACGAAGGGGAACCGCAGGTGCAATCGACTTATCCGCTGCCTACGCCGCCCAACGACTATCAGCTTCGCCAGCAGAACGTTCCGCCGCTTCGCGGCTACTTTGATCCGCGCGCTTCTCAGGACCCGAAGATGCCGTTGAACGAACGTCAGCAGGCGCAGTTGGATCTCGCGCTGATCGAAGCGGGTTACTCAAGCTGGATGGGTGGCAGCGCCTATGCCTGGTATCGCTCCGGCACCGCGGGTATCGATCGCCTGACAGGGCTTGCAGTTCCGTTCGAAGCATCGATGGCTCTCGGTAAGTCAGCGCGTCTGACATTTGTGCCGAAGGCTGTCTTCCTGAACTCGGGGCAGCTGGTTTTGCCGGATACGCCGGTGGGTAAACCTCTGCTCGGTTCGCTGTATGACAGTGCAAGCACCGCTCCGACGCAGCAGTTCGCAACAGGCTTTGGCGGTGAATTGCAGTTCCGTACGAATACGTTCTCGATTGCCGCAGGATACTCGCCTTACGGCTTCCCGGTATCGAATGCCATTGGCCGTGCGCAGTGGCGTCCGGGCAACTGGCACTTCACGTTGTTCGGTGGGCGCGATTCGGTAAAGGAGACAATGCTCTCCTACGCAGGTATGCGCGATCCGGGCAGCACGACGGGGCAGATCTGGGGTGGCGTTGTCACCACCGGTGGCGGTATCCGCTTCGATTCGGGTGACGAGAAGGCCGGCCTGTACGTGCAGGGCGAAGGCTACGACGTTACGGGTTATCACGTGCTGGCCAACCGCAAGTATGCCGGAACGATGGGCGCTTATTTCCGCGTCGGCAACTGGGAAGACTACGGTTCCTTGAACATCGGCGGAACGATGTTCGGTGAGCACTTCGATTACAACGAGCGCGGATACACTTACGGTCTCGGCGGCTACTTCAGCCCGAACGCTTACTTCCTCGCGGCGGTTCCGGTGACCTGGAAGGGACACTGGAAGGAGAACCTGCACTACGTGATCAATGGCGCGATCGGCATCCAGACTTTCCAGGAAGACAAGCAGTTGTACTTCCCGCTGGATCAGACGTATCAGAATGGCGTACCGAGTCAGGCTTGCACACCGTATTGCGGTCTGCAGGTGAACTCAAATACGGGCGCGAACTACGCGTTTGATACGCAGGTTTCTTACCATGTGAACGAGCACTGGTATGTCGGCGGCTTCATGGCTGCGAACAATACCAACAACTACAACTATGTGCAGGGTGGAGCGTTTGCGCGTTACACCTTCAAGCCGCAGGTGCAGACGGTTGAAGCTCCCACGGGCCTGTTCCCGATCGAAGGCTTCCGCCCGATGCGGGTTCCGTAG